From Medicago truncatula cultivar Jemalong A17 chromosome 7, MtrunA17r5.0-ANR, whole genome shotgun sequence, a single genomic window includes:
- the LOC120577137 gene encoding non-specific lipid-transfer protein yields MASSMLVKVTCLAMICLVLGIPLASAAPSCPAVQQTLTTCLLYATNPHGPPPEPCCNGIKTLHGQSQTPLDRRDVCGCLKSMMTNLKLNLPAVATLPKECGVDLGYVISPDMDCSKVN; encoded by the exons ATGGCTAGTTCAATGCTTGTCAAAGTTACTTGCTTGGCTATGATATGCTTGGTTTTGGGCATTCCACTAGCCAGTGCTGCCCCTTCATGTCCTGCAGTGCAACAAACTTTAACAACATGCCTTCTGTACGCGACAAACCCACATGGACCTCCCCCTGAACCATGTTGCAATGGGATTAAGACTTTACATGGCCAATCCCAAACTCCCCTAGATCGTCGAGATGTTTGCGGTTGCCTCAAATCCATGATGACCAATCTCAAACTCAATCTTCCTGCCGTTGCTACCCTCCCTAAAGAGTGTGGTGTTGACTTGGGCTATGTGATTAGCCCTGACATGGACTGCAGCAA GGTAAACTAG